Proteins encoded by one window of Nitrincola iocasae:
- the rpsJ gene encoding 30S ribosomal protein S10, with the protein MQNQKIRIRLKAFDHRLIDSSAQEIVETAKRTGAQVHGPIPLPTRKERFTILISPHVNKDARDQYEIRTHKRVLDIVEPTEKTVDALMKLDLAAGVEVQISLG; encoded by the coding sequence ATGCAGAACCAAAAAATCAGAATTCGTCTGAAGGCTTTTGATCATCGCCTGATCGACTCATCCGCGCAGGAGATTGTTGAAACTGCGAAACGGACGGGCGCACAGGTGCATGGTCCGATCCCACTTCCTACTCGCAAAGAGCGTTTTACCATACTGATTTCACCTCACGTGAACAAAGATGCACGTGATCAATATGAAATCCGTACGCATAAACGTGTTCTGGATATCGTCGAGCCAACTGAAAAAACAGTTGATGCTTTGATGAAGCTGGATCTCGCTGCGGGTGTAGAAGTGCAGATCAGCCTGGGCTAA
- the rplC gene encoding 50S ribosomal protein L3, producing MSVGLIGRKAGMTRIFTEDGVSVPVTVIEVDPNRVTCVKTVDTDGYAAIQVTTGAKKANRLTKPAAGNFAKAGVEAGRGLWEFRLSGDEEINVGDALTVERFEAGQKIDVTGRSKGKGFQGGVKRWNFRTQDATHGNSLSHRAPGSIGQCQTPGRVFKGKKMAGHMGDERCTVQTLEVVRVDAERNLLLVKGAIPGATGGDVIVKPAVKARG from the coding sequence ATGTCTGTAGGACTTATCGGACGTAAAGCGGGCATGACCCGTATCTTCACAGAAGATGGCGTGTCCGTGCCAGTCACTGTCATCGAGGTGGATCCGAACCGCGTGACTTGCGTCAAAACTGTTGATACTGACGGTTATGCCGCTATTCAAGTGACAACCGGCGCTAAGAAGGCTAATCGCCTGACTAAGCCGGCAGCTGGAAACTTTGCGAAAGCAGGAGTAGAAGCTGGTCGCGGTTTGTGGGAGTTCCGTCTCTCCGGTGATGAAGAAATCAACGTTGGCGATGCGCTGACGGTTGAGCGCTTCGAAGCAGGTCAGAAAATCGACGTAACCGGTCGTAGTAAGGGTAAGGGTTTTCAGGGTGGAGTTAAGCGCTGGAATTTCCGTACTCAGGATGCGACACACGGTAACTCGCTTTCTCACCGTGCTCCGGGCTCCATAGGTCAGTGTCAGACTCCGGGGCGTGTGTTCAAGGGCAAAAAGATGGCAGGTCACATGGGTGATGAGCGTTGCACAGTACAGACTCTAGAAGTTGTGCGTGTAGACGCTGAGCGTAACCTACTGCTGGTTAAGGGTGCCATTCCTGGCGCAACCGGCGGTGATGTCATCGTTAAACCTGCTGTAAAAGCACGCGGCTGA
- the rplD gene encoding 50S ribosomal protein L4: protein MNINLTGANGSVEVSELIFGKEFNESLVHQVVTAYMAGGRQGTKAQKNRSAVSGGGAKPFRQKGTGRARAGTIRSPLWRSGGVTFAASPRDFSQKVNKKMYRAAMRCILSELVRQDRLVVVEGFQMEVPKTKQFIAKMQELELSNALVITEEVEVNLYLAARNVPHVDVRDVAAIDPVSLIGFDKVVVTAAALNKINEVLA from the coding sequence ATGAATATAAATCTGACAGGAGCCAACGGTTCGGTCGAAGTATCCGAACTGATATTTGGCAAAGAGTTTAATGAGTCTCTGGTACACCAGGTGGTAACTGCCTATATGGCAGGTGGCCGTCAGGGAACCAAAGCACAGAAAAATCGTTCCGCAGTATCCGGCGGTGGCGCTAAGCCATTCCGTCAGAAAGGAACAGGTCGTGCCCGTGCAGGAACCATTCGTTCCCCGCTGTGGCGCTCCGGTGGTGTTACTTTCGCTGCAAGTCCACGTGACTTCTCGCAGAAAGTAAACAAGAAGATGTATCGCGCTGCCATGCGTTGCATCCTTTCTGAGCTGGTTCGACAGGATCGTTTGGTTGTAGTTGAAGGTTTCCAGATGGAAGTGCCTAAGACCAAACAGTTCATTGCTAAAATGCAAGAGCTTGAGCTCAGCAATGCACTGGTGATCACTGAAGAAGTTGAAGTTAATCTGTATCTGGCTGCACGAAATGTTCCGCACGTTGACGTGCGTGACGTAGCGGCTATCGATCCGGTCAGTCTGATCGGTTTTGATAAAGTCGTTGTTACTGCTGCTGCTCTGAATAAAATCAATGAGGTGTTGGCATGA
- the rplW gene encoding 50S ribosomal protein L23 translates to MNPERIFKVLLGPHISEKATIVADGSQQVVFRVAPDATKPEIKRAVEELFNVKVDGVNVLNVKGKTKRTARGLGKRNDVRKAYVRLADGSEIDFMAGE, encoded by the coding sequence ATGAATCCAGAACGCATTTTTAAAGTGTTGTTGGGTCCGCACATCTCTGAGAAAGCAACTATTGTTGCTGACGGATCACAGCAAGTCGTATTTCGGGTTGCACCAGATGCTACTAAGCCTGAAATCAAAAGAGCCGTTGAAGAGCTATTCAATGTAAAAGTTGATGGTGTCAACGTACTGAACGTCAAGGGCAAGACCAAGCGTACTGCGCGCGGTCTGGGCAAGCGAAATGATGTTCGTAAGGCCTATGTTCGTCTGGCTGATGGCTCTGAAATTGATTTCATGGCTGGCGAATAA
- the rplB gene encoding 50S ribosomal protein L2, protein MALVKSKPTSAGRRHVVKVVSADLHKGKPFAALVEKKSKTGGRNNNGRITTRHIGGGHKHHYRIVDFRRNKDGIQGTVERIEYDPNRTAHIALIMYADGERRYIIAPKGLQAGSKVVSGEAADIKIGNTMTLRNIPLGSTVHCIELKPGKGAQMARSAGASAQLVAREGAYATLRLRSGEVRKVLVDCRATLGEVSNSEHSLRQLGKAGAKRWRGVRPTVRGVAMNPVDHPHGGGEGRTSGGRHPVSPWGVPTKGHKTRKNKRTNKLIVRRRSAK, encoded by the coding sequence ATGGCACTCGTTAAATCAAAGCCGACCTCTGCCGGACGTCGTCATGTCGTTAAGGTAGTCAGCGCTGACCTGCATAAGGGTAAGCCTTTCGCCGCACTGGTCGAAAAGAAAAGTAAAACCGGCGGTCGTAACAATAATGGTCGTATCACTACCCGTCATATCGGTGGTGGCCACAAGCATCATTATCGTATCGTCGACTTCCGTCGCAATAAGGATGGTATTCAGGGCACTGTAGAGCGCATTGAGTATGATCCTAACCGTACTGCGCACATCGCATTGATTATGTATGCCGATGGTGAGCGTCGTTACATCATTGCACCGAAAGGTCTGCAGGCGGGATCTAAAGTAGTTTCTGGTGAAGCAGCTGATATCAAAATCGGCAACACCATGACGCTGCGTAATATCCCACTGGGTAGTACCGTACACTGTATCGAACTGAAGCCTGGAAAAGGCGCTCAGATGGCACGTTCTGCGGGTGCTTCTGCACAGCTGGTCGCGCGTGAAGGGGCTTATGCCACTCTGCGTCTGCGTTCTGGTGAAGTGCGTAAAGTACTGGTCGATTGTCGCGCCACACTGGGTGAAGTCAGCAACTCCGAGCATTCCCTCCGTCAGTTGGGTAAAGCCGGTGCCAAACGCTGGCGTGGTGTGCGCCCGACAGTTCGCGGTGTAGCAATGAACCCGGTCGATCACCCACATGGTGGTGGTGAAGGTCGTACCTCTGGTGGCCGTCATCCGGTTTCTCCATGGGGCGTCCCGACTAAAGGTCATAAAACTCGCAAGAACAAGCGTACCAATAAACTTATCGTACGCCGTCGTAGCGCTAAATAA
- the rpsS gene encoding 30S ribosomal protein S19 encodes MPRSLKKGPFIDLHLLKKVEAAIEANEKRPIKTWSRRSTIFPNFVGLTIAVHNGRQHVPVFVTEDMVGHKLGEFAATRTFRGHAADKKAKKK; translated from the coding sequence GTGCCACGTTCACTGAAGAAAGGTCCATTTATCGACCTTCACCTGTTGAAGAAGGTAGAGGCTGCAATTGAAGCAAATGAAAAACGTCCGATCAAAACCTGGTCGCGTCGTTCCACAATTTTTCCGAATTTTGTGGGTTTGACAATTGCAGTACATAACGGCCGCCAGCACGTTCCAGTGTTTGTCACTGAGGACATGGTCGGTCATAAATTAGGTGAGTTTGCTGCTACACGTACATTCCGCGGTCATGCAGCCGACAAGAAGGCCAAGAAGAAGTAA
- the rplV gene encoding 50S ribosomal protein L22, with protein MEIVAKHIGARISAQKARLVADQIRGKSVGEALDILTFSNKKGADLVKKVLDSAIANAEHNEGADVDELRVSAIFVDEGMTMKRIRPRAKGRADRVLKRTAHITVKVAD; from the coding sequence ATGGAAATAGTCGCCAAACATATCGGCGCCCGCATCTCCGCCCAGAAGGCCCGTCTGGTCGCAGATCAGATCCGTGGTAAATCTGTGGGCGAAGCTCTGGATATCCTGACGTTCAGCAATAAGAAAGGTGCTGATCTGGTCAAGAAGGTGCTCGACTCCGCTATAGCAAATGCTGAGCATAACGAAGGTGCTGACGTGGACGAGTTGCGCGTTTCTGCTATCTTCGTTGACGAAGGTATGACCATGAAACGCATTCGGCCACGTGCAAAAGGTCGCGCAGACAGAGTTCTGAAGCGTACTGCACACATCACTGTAAAAGTGGCTGACTAA